The Saccharopolyspora gloriosae genome window below encodes:
- a CDS encoding class II 3-deoxy-7-phosphoheptulonate synthase, with protein MNWTVDVPVDELPELPPLPPEMRARLDEALTLPAAQQPEWPEEQVSKVRKVLESVPPVTVPSEVDRLRGQLAAVARGEAFLLQGGDCAETFADNTEPHIRGNIRTLLQMAVVLTYGASMPVVKLGRLAGQYAKPRSSSTDALGLPSYRGDMVNSLIATEEARKHDPSRLIRAYANASAAMNLSRAMTSGGMAALTKVHDWNKDFVLNSPAGERYESVAAEIDRGLRFMAACGVDDSSLHAVDLYASHEALVLDYERAMLRLDNSQGSPRLFDLSGHFLWIGDRTRQLDHAHIAFAEQIANPIGLKIGPTTTPEMAVEYVERLDPNREPGRLTLISRMGNGKVRDLLPPIVEKVTAAGHQVVWQCDPMHGNTHEASTGYKTRHFDRVVDEVQGFFEVHHRLGTHPGGIHIELTGEDVTECLGGAQDISDTDLAGRYETACDPRLNTQQSLELAFLVAEMLRT; from the coding sequence GTGAATTGGACCGTCGATGTTCCGGTTGATGAGCTGCCGGAACTTCCTCCGCTGCCCCCTGAGATGCGCGCCCGCCTGGACGAGGCGCTGACGCTGCCCGCCGCACAGCAGCCCGAGTGGCCCGAGGAACAGGTTTCCAAGGTCCGCAAGGTGCTGGAGAGCGTGCCGCCGGTGACCGTCCCCTCCGAGGTCGACCGGCTGCGCGGCCAGCTCGCCGCCGTCGCTCGCGGTGAGGCGTTTCTGCTGCAAGGCGGAGACTGCGCGGAGACCTTCGCGGACAACACCGAGCCGCACATCCGCGGCAACATCCGCACCCTGCTGCAGATGGCGGTCGTGCTCACCTACGGCGCGAGCATGCCGGTGGTGAAGCTCGGCAGGCTCGCCGGGCAGTACGCCAAGCCGCGGTCCAGCTCGACCGACGCGCTCGGCCTGCCCAGCTACCGCGGCGACATGGTCAACTCGCTGATCGCCACCGAAGAGGCCCGCAAGCACGACCCGTCGCGGCTGATCCGGGCCTACGCCAACGCGAGCGCCGCGATGAACCTGTCCCGCGCGATGACCAGCGGTGGCATGGCGGCGCTGACGAAGGTGCACGACTGGAACAAGGACTTCGTGCTCAACTCGCCCGCCGGGGAGCGCTACGAGTCGGTGGCCGCGGAGATCGACCGCGGCCTGCGGTTCATGGCGGCCTGCGGGGTGGACGACTCCAGCCTGCACGCGGTCGACCTGTACGCGAGCCACGAGGCGCTGGTCCTGGACTACGAGCGGGCCATGCTGCGGCTGGACAACTCGCAGGGCTCGCCGCGGCTGTTCGACCTGTCCGGGCACTTCCTCTGGATCGGGGACCGCACCCGCCAGCTCGACCACGCGCACATCGCGTTCGCCGAGCAGATCGCGAACCCGATCGGCCTGAAGATCGGGCCGACGACCACGCCGGAGATGGCCGTGGAGTACGTGGAGCGGCTCGACCCGAACCGCGAACCCGGCAGGCTCACGCTGATCAGCCGGATGGGCAACGGCAAGGTGCGAGACCTGCTGCCGCCGATCGTGGAGAAGGTCACCGCCGCCGGGCACCAGGTGGTGTGGCAGTGCGATCCGATGCACGGCAACACCCACGAGGCCAGCACCGGCTACAAGACCCGGCACTTCGACCGCGTCGTCGACGAGGTGCAGGGCTTCTTCGAGGTGCACCACCGGCTCGGGACCCACCCCGGTGGCATCCACATCGAGCTGACCGGTGAGGACGTCACGGAGTGCCTCGGCGGCGCTCAGGACATCTCCGACACCGACCTCGCGGGCCGTTACGAGACGGCCTGCGACCCGCGGCTGAACACGCAGCAGTCCCTGGAACTCGCCTTCCTCGTCGCGGAGATGCTGCGTACTTGA
- a CDS encoding DeoR family transcriptional regulator produces MYARERQQLIVERARQEGRVDVTGLAGELQVTPETIRRDLTVLEEHGLLHRVHGGAIPVERWSFDPQLSARENVMVAEKTRIARAALGELPAEGAILIESGTTCARFAELLPADRPLTVITDSLSIAVSLAARPNLSVLTPGGRVRVTTNGGVGSWAAQRWREVFADVAFLGTDGVSLHRGLTTPDQNSAEIKTLMLRGARRRVLLADHSKIGPVSLHRYGELSEIDVLVTDTGLDQGIAEDIEAIGPQVVRA; encoded by the coding sequence GTGTACGCGCGTGAACGCCAGCAGCTCATCGTCGAGCGTGCGAGGCAGGAGGGCCGCGTCGACGTGACCGGGCTCGCGGGGGAACTTCAAGTGACCCCGGAGACGATCAGACGGGACCTGACCGTGCTCGAGGAGCACGGACTCCTGCACCGCGTGCACGGGGGTGCGATTCCGGTGGAGCGGTGGAGCTTCGATCCGCAGCTCTCCGCCCGGGAGAACGTGATGGTCGCCGAGAAGACCCGCATCGCGCGGGCCGCGCTCGGTGAACTGCCCGCCGAGGGCGCCATCCTCATCGAGTCCGGCACCACATGTGCCCGGTTCGCCGAACTGCTGCCTGCCGACCGTCCGCTGACCGTGATCACCGACAGCTTGAGCATCGCCGTCTCGTTGGCGGCCAGGCCCAACCTGTCCGTGCTCACCCCCGGTGGACGGGTGCGCGTGACCACCAACGGCGGTGTCGGATCCTGGGCCGCGCAGCGATGGCGCGAGGTCTTCGCCGATGTCGCATTTCTGGGCACCGATGGGGTTTCCCTGCATCGGGGCCTGACCACTCCGGATCAGAACTCAGCGGAGATCAAAACACTGATGTTGCGCGGGGCGCGACGACGGGTCCTGCTCGCGGACCACAGCAAGATCGGTCCGGTGTCGCTGCACCGGTACGGCGAACTCTCCGAGATCGACGTGCTGGTCACCGACACCGGGCTGGACCAGGGCATCGCCGAGGACATCGAGGCGATCGGCCCGCAGGTGGTGCGAGCGTGA
- a CDS encoding ABC transporter substrate-binding protein, producing MPMNFGRKWWSLVAMMAAVLLTASCAGAGAIGSGDGRRVLRVAVVSNPQMEDMQELVGEFEQQHPDVRVRFISLPENQARDKITQSVATGSGQFDVVMVSNYETPIWAANGWLHDLDSRMTATPGYDKDDFIPSIRESLSYQGRMHAAPFYGETALLNYRKDLFQQAGLTMPENPTWQQVADMAAKLDDDASGRAGICLRGLPGWGEVMAPLNTMINSFGGRWFDPQWNAQLDSPEVREAANFYVNLVRDYGEPGASSSGFSECLTEFGQGNAAMMFDSTSSAGTLEDPKESNVSGKVGYANAPTGPGGKPASWLYTWALAVPKTTEMPDEAWDFIAWSTSKDYLRTVGENLGWQNLPPGSRQSTYEMPEYKKAAAAFGQQTLHGIGRVDQTKPSSQPTPYEGLQFVRIPEFVDLGTRVSQQMSAAISGAKTVDEALEQAQQYAETVGENYRP from the coding sequence ATGCCGATGAATTTCGGCAGGAAATGGTGGTCGCTGGTCGCCATGATGGCGGCGGTGCTGCTCACCGCGAGTTGCGCGGGAGCGGGGGCGATCGGTTCCGGCGATGGGCGCCGGGTGTTGCGGGTGGCTGTGGTGTCGAACCCGCAGATGGAGGACATGCAGGAACTCGTCGGAGAGTTCGAGCAGCAGCATCCCGACGTGCGGGTGCGGTTCATCTCGCTGCCGGAGAACCAGGCGCGGGACAAGATCACCCAGTCGGTGGCCACGGGTAGCGGCCAGTTCGACGTGGTGATGGTCAGCAACTACGAGACCCCGATCTGGGCGGCCAACGGCTGGCTGCACGACCTGGACTCGCGGATGACCGCGACTCCGGGCTACGACAAGGACGACTTCATCCCGTCCATCCGGGAATCGCTGTCCTACCAGGGGCGGATGCACGCTGCCCCGTTCTACGGCGAGACGGCGCTGCTGAACTACCGCAAGGACCTGTTCCAGCAGGCCGGGTTGACCATGCCGGAGAACCCCACGTGGCAGCAGGTCGCCGACATGGCGGCCAAGCTCGACGACGACGCGAGCGGGCGAGCGGGCATCTGCCTGCGCGGGCTGCCCGGCTGGGGCGAGGTGATGGCCCCGCTCAACACGATGATCAACTCGTTCGGCGGCCGTTGGTTCGACCCGCAGTGGAACGCGCAGCTCGACTCCCCCGAGGTGCGGGAGGCGGCGAACTTCTACGTGAACCTGGTGCGCGACTACGGCGAGCCGGGCGCGTCCAGCAGCGGCTTCAGCGAATGCCTCACCGAGTTCGGCCAGGGCAATGCCGCGATGATGTTCGACTCGACGTCGTCGGCGGGCACCTTGGAGGACCCGAAGGAGAGCAACGTCTCCGGCAAGGTCGGCTACGCGAACGCGCCGACCGGCCCCGGTGGAAAGCCGGCCAGCTGGCTCTACACCTGGGCGCTCGCGGTCCCGAAGACCACCGAGATGCCCGACGAGGCCTGGGACTTCATCGCCTGGTCCACGTCGAAGGACTACCTGCGGACCGTCGGTGAGAACCTCGGCTGGCAGAACCTGCCGCCCGGCAGCCGCCAGTCCACCTACGAGATGCCGGAGTACAAGAAGGCCGCCGCGGCCTTCGGCCAGCAGACCCTGCACGGCATCGGCCGCGTGGACCAGACCAAGCCGAGTTCCCAGCCCACGCCCTACGAGGGGTTGCAGTTCGTGCGCATCCCCGAGTTCGTCGACCTCGGCACCCGGGTGAGCCAGCAGATGTCCGCTGCCATCTCCGGGGCCAAGACCGTGGACGAAGCGTTGGAGCAGGCGCAGCAGTACGCCGAGACAGTGGGGGAGAACTACCGGCCATGA
- a CDS encoding carbohydrate ABC transporter permease, whose protein sequence is MTTAEMTAAKGASLSRKEKWSRRGPLLPALIFTIIITQAPFLATIFYSLHSWNLLNPGSWGFTGLSNYADVFTDSEFYTAALNTVIVTVGCVLVALVLGLGLALLLDRPFFGRGVVRTMLITPFLIMPVASALLWKTSMLDPTYGLVDAVLGPIGLGGIDWVGEYPMASVLAALVWRWTPFMMLIILAGLQSQPRDILEAAKMDGASTWQTFRFMTLPFLRRYIQLAGLLGSIYVVNTFDEIFMMTQGGPGIATTNLPFYLYQRVFQGFDVGQAAALGVVVVILTIIVATFALRAIFTAISGKEVSE, encoded by the coding sequence ATGACCACTGCTGAGATGACCGCGGCGAAGGGCGCCAGCCTCAGCCGCAAGGAGAAGTGGTCCCGCCGGGGGCCGTTGCTGCCCGCGTTGATCTTCACGATCATCATCACGCAGGCACCGTTCCTCGCGACGATCTTCTACTCGTTGCACTCGTGGAACCTGCTCAACCCCGGTTCGTGGGGCTTCACCGGGCTGTCCAACTACGCCGACGTCTTCACCGACAGCGAGTTCTACACGGCCGCGCTGAACACGGTGATCGTCACCGTCGGGTGCGTGCTGGTGGCGCTGGTGCTGGGCCTGGGCCTGGCGCTGCTGCTGGACCGGCCGTTCTTCGGGCGCGGCGTGGTGCGCACCATGCTCATCACCCCGTTCCTGATCATGCCGGTCGCCTCCGCGCTGCTGTGGAAGACCAGCATGCTCGACCCGACCTACGGCCTGGTGGACGCCGTGCTCGGCCCGATCGGGCTCGGCGGCATCGACTGGGTCGGCGAGTACCCGATGGCCTCGGTGCTGGCCGCGCTGGTCTGGCGCTGGACGCCGTTCATGATGCTGATCATCTTGGCCGGGTTGCAGAGCCAGCCGCGGGACATCCTCGAAGCCGCCAAGATGGACGGCGCGAGCACCTGGCAGACGTTCCGCTTCATGACGCTGCCGTTCCTGCGCCGCTACATCCAGCTCGCGGGGCTGCTGGGATCGATCTACGTCGTGAACACGTTCGACGAGATCTTCATGATGACCCAGGGCGGTCCGGGGATCGCCACCACCAACCTGCCGTTCTACCTGTACCAGCGGGTCTTCCAGGGCTTCGACGTCGGCCAGGCGGCCGCGCTCGGCGTCGTGGTCGTGATCCTGACCATCATCGTGGCCACCTTCGCGTTGCGCGCGATCTTCACCGCCATTTCCGGCAAGGAGGTTTCGGAATGA
- a CDS encoding carbohydrate ABC transporter permease, with protein sequence MKRRAGGTALTIIAWALGILFVFPVFWMVLTSFKQEADAYTDTPTFVFAPTLDQYKLVFDSGLGPYLANSLIATVVSCLLVVAFAVPAAYALSIRPVKGTKDALFFFISTKMLPVVAAIVPIFVAAQQINLLDNVWALVLLYTGMNLPIAVWMMRSFFQEVPAEVLEAAKIDGAGLRTELTKVLLPMVAPGIAATALICAIFAWNEFFFAVNLTAINGPTVPVFLVGFITSEGLYWARLSAAATLAVLPVVIVGWIAQRQLVRGLSMGALK encoded by the coding sequence ATGAAGCGCCGCGCGGGAGGGACCGCACTGACGATCATCGCCTGGGCACTCGGGATCCTCTTCGTGTTCCCGGTGTTCTGGATGGTGCTCACTTCGTTCAAGCAGGAAGCCGACGCCTACACCGACACCCCGACGTTCGTGTTCGCGCCGACGCTGGACCAGTACAAGCTGGTCTTCGACAGCGGGCTCGGGCCGTACCTGGCCAACTCGCTGATCGCGACGGTCGTGTCGTGCCTGCTGGTGGTGGCGTTCGCCGTTCCGGCGGCCTACGCGCTGTCCATCCGGCCGGTGAAGGGCACCAAGGACGCGTTGTTCTTCTTCATCTCCACGAAGATGCTGCCGGTCGTCGCGGCGATCGTGCCGATCTTCGTGGCGGCCCAGCAGATCAACCTGCTGGACAACGTGTGGGCCCTGGTGCTGCTCTACACCGGCATGAACCTGCCCATCGCCGTGTGGATGATGCGCTCGTTCTTCCAGGAAGTGCCCGCGGAGGTGCTGGAGGCGGCGAAGATCGACGGCGCCGGGCTGCGCACCGAGCTCACCAAGGTGCTGCTGCCGATGGTGGCTCCCGGCATCGCCGCGACCGCGCTGATCTGCGCGATCTTCGCCTGGAACGAGTTCTTCTTCGCGGTGAACCTGACGGCGATCAACGGGCCGACGGTGCCGGTGTTCCTGGTCGGGTTCATCACCAGCGAGGGCTTGTACTGGGCGCGGTTGTCGGCGGCGGCGACGCTGGCGGTGCTGCCCGTCGTCATCGTCGGCTGGATCGCGCAGCGCCAGCTGGTGCGCGGCCTGTCCATGGGCGCGCTGAAGTGA
- a CDS encoding zinc-dependent alcohol dehydrogenase family protein — MRAVVVEGPGQITVTTVPDPTPGPNDVVVAVDACGLCGTDLHLVDGEIPVVNYPITPGHELAGRVVAVGGEVTRLAEGDLVAVDPSLPCGECRYCRKGKGNLCEPWQAIGISSPGGAAEYVQVQAKKCYPLPAGTPATAAALIEPLSCAVHGLDKVPHDLTDDVLIYGAGTMGLLLAQLLKRAGVNTLSVVDRRQDRLDVAGSMGVSAVATDAAELDRDGWDLVVDATGVVAAIEDGLGRVRKAGTFLQFGVADAKASANFSPFKVYNEEITIVGSMAVHNSFDRARDLLVSGAVDSDALITNTAGLNDYASALEEFRTGAGLKTQVLPSA, encoded by the coding sequence ATGCGTGCGGTCGTCGTCGAAGGTCCCGGTCAGATCACGGTCACCACGGTGCCCGACCCGACTCCGGGGCCCAACGATGTCGTGGTTGCGGTGGACGCCTGCGGGCTCTGCGGCACCGACCTCCACCTGGTGGACGGGGAGATCCCGGTGGTGAACTACCCGATCACCCCGGGCCACGAGCTCGCCGGGCGAGTGGTCGCGGTGGGCGGCGAGGTCACCCGCCTCGCCGAGGGAGACCTCGTGGCGGTCGACCCGTCGCTGCCCTGCGGTGAGTGCCGGTACTGCCGCAAGGGCAAGGGCAACCTGTGCGAGCCCTGGCAGGCGATCGGCATCAGCTCGCCCGGTGGCGCCGCCGAGTACGTGCAGGTGCAGGCCAAGAAGTGCTACCCGCTGCCCGCCGGTACGCCGGCGACCGCGGCGGCGCTGATCGAACCGCTGTCCTGCGCGGTGCACGGGCTGGACAAGGTGCCGCACGACCTCACCGATGACGTGCTGATCTACGGCGCGGGCACGATGGGCCTGCTGCTGGCCCAGCTGCTCAAGCGGGCCGGGGTCAACACGCTGTCGGTGGTGGACCGCAGGCAGGACCGGCTCGACGTGGCCGGTTCGATGGGCGTGAGCGCGGTGGCCACCGACGCGGCGGAGCTGGACCGCGACGGCTGGGACCTCGTCGTGGACGCGACCGGCGTGGTCGCCGCCATCGAGGACGGCCTGGGCCGCGTCCGCAAGGCGGGCACGTTCCTGCAGTTCGGCGTCGCCGACGCGAAGGCGAGCGCGAACTTCTCCCCGTTCAAGGTCTACAACGAGGAGATCACCATCGTCGGTTCGATGGCGGTGCACAACAGCTTCGACCGGGCGCGGGACCTGCTGGTCTCCGGTGCCGTCGACTCGGACGCGCTGATCACCAACACGGCGGGCCTGAACGACTACGCGTCCGCGCTGGAGGAGTTCCGCACCGGCGCCGGCCTCAAGACCCAGGTCCTGCCCTCGGCGTGA
- the mptB gene encoding polyprenol phosphomannose-dependent alpha 1,6 mannosyltransferase MptB, whose amino-acid sequence MPPSPPSRPDAPAEAHRARRGADAAIPNPDSAGRDQSTPHRRRLPLRTIALGTIGSLLLLAGSFGGAGVLVHDPILGSGPLSAMRYGHGRDLALAVLYTGFGVLVWAWVRLGRGVLAQLVDARGVLAATAAWILPMLITPPLFTRDVYSYLGQGLLALHGIDPYSVGPSTLTGPIPDNVHPTWQTTPAPYGPLFMGIAKGVILIAGDGMISSVIVMRLVLLCGLVMLIFALPGLVRELGGRLPVALWLVAASPMTVVHLVGGPHNDMLMIGLLALGTLLMLRGKHAGGIALVTLAMTIKATAGVALPFLVWIWAARLPGGRWERLLRAGAASVAIFVPVFAATMALAKVGFGWLPALSAPGMIVNYLSAPTGVGQAVHSLVSLFVEVDRGPFVDVGRALGSLALAGVLIWQWWQAQDGGTTAVRRAAIALLAAALLSPVVLPWYLTWGLALGCALRWTPRALSYVVGSSVALVLAYYPDGEQAMYNWPFVAVGIGAAVLAGLSLVRFDPLGLNRLRRGAADPAEFDGIGPAPRGSTKS is encoded by the coding sequence ATGCCCCCGAGTCCACCCAGCCGACCGGACGCCCCGGCCGAGGCCCATCGGGCCCGACGCGGTGCCGATGCCGCCATCCCGAATCCTGACTCCGCAGGACGCGATCAGAGCACTCCGCACCGCCGCCGATTACCGCTGCGGACCATCGCACTGGGGACGATCGGTTCGCTGCTGCTGCTGGCCGGCTCGTTCGGAGGCGCCGGAGTCCTGGTGCACGATCCGATCCTCGGCTCCGGTCCGCTCTCGGCGATGCGCTACGGCCACGGTCGCGACCTCGCGCTGGCCGTGCTCTACACCGGTTTCGGCGTGCTGGTCTGGGCGTGGGTGCGGCTGGGCCGCGGTGTCCTGGCGCAGCTGGTGGACGCGCGCGGCGTGCTCGCGGCCACCGCCGCGTGGATCCTGCCGATGCTGATCACTCCACCGCTGTTCACCAGGGACGTCTACAGCTACCTGGGCCAGGGGCTGCTCGCGCTGCACGGGATCGACCCCTACTCCGTCGGCCCCTCGACGCTGACCGGTCCGATCCCGGACAACGTGCACCCGACGTGGCAGACGACACCCGCGCCGTACGGCCCGTTGTTCATGGGCATCGCCAAGGGCGTCATCCTGATCGCCGGCGACGGCATGATCTCCAGTGTCATCGTGATGCGCCTGGTGCTGCTCTGCGGTCTGGTCATGTTGATCTTCGCATTGCCCGGCCTGGTGCGGGAACTCGGGGGCCGGTTGCCGGTGGCGCTGTGGCTCGTCGCGGCCAGCCCCATGACGGTCGTGCACCTCGTCGGCGGTCCGCACAACGACATGCTCATGATCGGGCTGCTGGCGCTCGGCACCCTGCTGATGCTGCGCGGCAAGCACGCGGGCGGCATCGCGCTGGTGACGCTCGCGATGACCATCAAGGCGACCGCCGGAGTGGCGTTGCCGTTCCTGGTGTGGATCTGGGCGGCGCGGCTGCCGGGCGGCCGCTGGGAGCGCCTGCTGCGCGCGGGCGCCGCCTCGGTGGCGATCTTCGTCCCGGTGTTCGCGGCGACCATGGCGCTGGCCAAGGTCGGCTTCGGCTGGCTGCCCGCGCTGTCGGCGCCCGGCATGATCGTGAACTACCTGTCCGCCCCGACCGGCGTGGGACAGGCCGTGCACAGCCTCGTGTCGCTGTTCGTCGAGGTGGATCGCGGTCCGTTCGTCGACGTGGGCCGCGCGCTCGGCTCGCTGGCCTTGGCCGGGGTGCTGATCTGGCAGTGGTGGCAGGCCCAGGACGGCGGGACGACCGCCGTGCGCCGCGCCGCGATCGCCCTGCTGGCCGCCGCACTGCTGTCCCCCGTGGTGCTGCCCTGGTACCTGACGTGGGGCTTGGCGCTGGGCTGCGCGCTGCGGTGGACGCCGCGCGCGCTGTCCTACGTGGTGGGGTCCTCGGTGGCGCTGGTGCTCGCCTACTACCCGGACGGGGAGCAGGCGATGTACAACTGGCCGTTCGTGGCCGTGGGCATCGGAGCCGCGGTGCTCGCCGGGTTGTCGCTGGTGCGGTTCGACCCGCTGGGCCTGAACCGCCTCCGCCGCGGCGCGGCCGACCCCGCCGAGTTCGACGGGATCGGCCCGGCGCCCAGGGGTTCGACCAAGAGCTGA
- the pknB gene encoding Stk1 family PASTA domain-containing Ser/Thr kinase translates to MTPETRPGRGTELVGAMLERRYRVDSVIARGGMSVVYRGLDTRLDRPVALKVMDSHYSANPSFVERFELEARSAARLHHPAVVAVYDQGVDREIDGDHVYLVMQLVEGCTLREVLLEQGVLSLPMAVSVLRPMLSALAAAHHAGMVHRDIKPENVLVGLDGSVQVADFGLVRATATAGSTTGNVILGTVAYLSPEQVTTGDADARTDVYSAGVVLYELLTGRPPFGGDTALSVAYQHVNADVPPPSEVTPELPPAIDDLVLRATRRDPAGRPADAAAFLHELERISTELGLRPVPVPVPVSEQRTEMVSTDAGGPPTERIAPITEASVPEATAPYDHGGPQGTRAMPRPAADEETTHEIAAVRPSPAELHEQERKRGGRRFALWTLAILVIAGLLGGTAWWMGSGRYIQVPRVTGETEEVASQVLRGADLTPEITRQLDDDVPAGTVISSSPKQGSRILSGQSVELVVSSGRPKVPDIAAGTSVDDAQQALRAASLQPERDTSADQYDSSIPEGAVISVDPGPGTELAISSQVRLIVSKGPPPVPVPDVTGASKDEAFAALSAAGFEPYESGRQFDSNVEADHVITTDPAANTVVELSGKPRVGVVLSNAVTVPDLNGKGTDQAQQELAALGLGLEVHSFFQRPDAMIIGQLPLPGSKVEPGSTVGVTAL, encoded by the coding sequence ATGACCCCTGAAACACGACCCGGACGCGGTACGGAGCTCGTCGGGGCCATGCTGGAGCGCCGGTACCGGGTGGATTCGGTGATCGCGCGCGGCGGCATGTCCGTCGTCTACCGCGGACTGGACACCCGGCTGGACCGGCCGGTCGCGCTGAAGGTGATGGATTCGCACTACTCGGCGAACCCGTCGTTCGTGGAGCGCTTCGAGCTGGAGGCCCGCTCCGCCGCCCGGCTGCACCACCCCGCGGTGGTCGCCGTGTACGACCAGGGCGTGGACCGGGAGATCGACGGGGACCACGTGTACCTGGTGATGCAGCTCGTGGAGGGCTGCACGCTGCGGGAAGTGCTGCTGGAACAGGGCGTGCTGTCGCTGCCCATGGCGGTGAGCGTGCTGCGCCCGATGCTGTCCGCGCTGGCCGCCGCGCACCACGCGGGCATGGTGCACCGGGACATCAAACCGGAGAACGTGCTGGTCGGACTGGACGGCTCGGTGCAGGTCGCCGACTTCGGGCTGGTGCGCGCGACCGCGACGGCGGGCAGCACCACCGGCAACGTCATCCTCGGCACCGTCGCCTACCTGTCCCCGGAGCAGGTGACCACCGGTGACGCCGACGCGCGCACCGACGTCTACTCCGCCGGGGTCGTGCTCTACGAGCTGCTGACGGGACGCCCGCCGTTCGGCGGGGACACCGCGCTGTCGGTGGCCTACCAGCACGTGAACGCCGACGTTCCGCCGCCGAGCGAGGTCACCCCGGAGCTGCCGCCCGCGATCGACGACCTGGTGCTGCGCGCGACGCGGCGCGACCCGGCGGGCCGCCCGGCCGACGCCGCGGCCTTCCTGCACGAGCTGGAGCGCATCAGCACCGAGCTGGGCCTGCGCCCGGTGCCGGTTCCGGTGCCCGTCTCGGAGCAGCGCACGGAGATGGTCTCCACGGACGCGGGCGGGCCGCCGACCGAGCGGATCGCCCCCATCACCGAGGCCTCCGTGCCGGAGGCGACCGCCCCCTACGACCACGGCGGCCCGCAGGGCACCCGCGCGATGCCGCGCCCGGCGGCCGACGAGGAGACCACGCACGAGATCGCGGCGGTCCGCCCGTCGCCCGCCGAGCTGCACGAGCAGGAGCGCAAGCGCGGCGGCCGCCGGTTCGCCCTGTGGACGCTGGCGATCCTGGTGATCGCGGGCCTGCTCGGCGGGACCGCCTGGTGGATGGGCAGCGGTCGCTACATCCAGGTGCCGCGGGTGACCGGGGAGACCGAGGAAGTGGCCTCGCAGGTGCTGCGCGGCGCGGACCTCACCCCGGAGATCACCCGGCAGCTCGACGACGACGTGCCCGCAGGCACCGTGATCAGCTCCTCGCCGAAGCAGGGCTCGCGGATCCTCAGCGGGCAGTCGGTGGAGCTCGTGGTGTCCTCGGGCAGGCCGAAGGTCCCCGACATCGCGGCGGGCACCAGCGTCGACGACGCGCAGCAGGCGCTGCGCGCCGCGTCGCTGCAACCCGAACGCGACACCTCCGCCGACCAGTACGACTCCTCCATCCCCGAGGGCGCGGTGATCAGCGTCGATCCGGGGCCGGGCACCGAACTGGCGATCAGCTCGCAGGTGCGCCTGATCGTGAGCAAGGGGCCGCCGCCGGTGCCGGTGCCGGACGTGACGGGGGCGAGCAAGGACGAGGCGTTCGCCGCGCTCAGCGCCGCCGGGTTCGAGCCGTACGAGTCGGGGCGGCAGTTCGACTCGAACGTCGAGGCCGATCACGTGATCACCACCGATCCGGCGGCGAACACGGTGGTGGAGCTGTCCGGCAAGCCCCGGGTGGGCGTGGTGCTGTCGAACGCCGTGACGGTGCCGGACCTCAACGGCAAGGGCACCGACCAAGCCCAGCAGGAGCTCGCGGCGCTGGGCTTGGGGCTCGAGGTGCACTCGTTCTTCCAGCGGCCGGACGCCATGATCATCGGTCAGCTGCCGCTGCCGGGCAGCAAGGTCGAACCGGGCTCGACGGTGGGCGTCACGGCACTGTGA
- a CDS encoding Rv2175c family DNA-binding protein, whose amino-acid sequence MSAIPAAPDVLAPDVEMTPLPDVAERLGLVVTRVHQMIRDGHLLAMRRDGILVVPAAFLGETAVVKGLGGTITLLRDNGYNEDEILTWLFTADDTLPGTPIDALRGDRGREVKRRAQAMGF is encoded by the coding sequence GTGAGTGCTATCCCCGCTGCCCCGGATGTGCTTGCTCCTGATGTGGAGATGACACCGCTGCCCGACGTCGCCGAGCGTCTGGGACTGGTGGTCACCCGGGTGCACCAAATGATCCGTGACGGACACCTGCTCGCCATGCGCCGGGACGGCATCCTCGTCGTGCCCGCCGCGTTCCTCGGCGAGACCGCGGTCGTGAAGGGGCTGGGTGGCACGATCACCCTGCTCCGGGACAACGGCTACAACGAGGACGAGATCCTGACCTGGTTGTTCACCGCCGACGACACGCTGCCGGGCACGCCGATCGACGCGTTGCGCGGCGACCGCGGACGTGAGGTGAAGCGGAGGGCGCAGGCGATGGGCTTCTAG